Below is a genomic region from Rosa chinensis cultivar Old Blush chromosome 5, RchiOBHm-V2, whole genome shotgun sequence.
TCCAACTTCAACTCGGTCCGTTACCTGAAATTTATGTACAGTGACTTGTAGTTTTTGCAATTTTGTTGCAGTCAGTACTGATtgtaaaaaatatttattttcccTTCCTTATTTATATTCCTGTGAAAGAATTGTGTACTTGACTGAATGAaagatttcttttttcttctctcctaaATAGGAAGATATATAAAACAGAGGTAAAAAAGTTCTCGCTCAGTCTCTTTTCCACCGTATCTTGTAGCATGTATTTTGGTATCCAGTGTTGTCTTCTACACATTTTCGAGCTGACTTCTCTCTTTTTGGTTACATCGGGAGGGATCGAATTCCTGACCGAACTTCCCATCCTCTTCAATCCGAAGAGTTTTCGTGCCACGCAAATCGACCAGACAGTTTTACACTTTGTCATACCGAAATTGTTACACCGTACTGAAATTCATGCACATGGCCTAACTTGATTTCCACATAGGTCGCTTTGCTTTCTAGCTGGAATTGGAATAATCACTTTGCTTTCTAGTTGGAATTGGAATGATAATGGAAAAGTGATCTATGTCTTgactttcaattttcaaatgcaACAAACGGAGATACAACATAATTCATAACACAAACTACATTTCTTGATTCCAATACATTTCAATCTCAACCAAACTCACAACGAGGATCTCTTTCACTTGGTGATGGAAGAGGCAGCGGCCTTGGGGTGAGCGTCGTCATCGTCGCCGTGGACCTCCACATTCGTGACGGCGGCGGGGTTGAGAGGGGCGCGGATGTCGGACGAAACGGCGTCGTCGGGGTCGTAATCGGGATTGAGATTGCGATCGATGGCTTGGCGGCCTTGTTCGAGGCAAGGCTTGCAGGCAATCTCGATGGTGATCCAGCCGAGCACCACTGCCACTATGGCTATCGCTGCGCTTGTTATCGCTCCCATATTTCTTCGTCTCCCAAACAAAGTTTACACTATTGCTTACcactcactcactctctctctctctctctctctctctctctaagcaaagggtttgagagttatttatagCTTTGGGCCTTCAACTCTTGCCGACTCTCATTTTCGTTCCTTCAAAATAGTTTTTTTTGTAGTCCTCGGGTTTGTGCTCATTTGCAAATCAGATGATTTGGAATGTTTGGACGTGCCACGAAGTTATTTTTCGAATTTTATGTATAATTTAAAATTCACATGTGATTTAAGTTTAGTATTCGTAGACCATGGCATTTAATATGCCTATACCTGTAGAACATACTGAAATAGTAaacatatgttttttttttcatgaattttcttGCCTTCTGACTTTGAAAATCATAAAAGAATAAATTCGTTAAAGAGTTTAGTATTGCATCAATTGAAACACACTCTAAAAATCATGATTTACTAATGGTGAGATTTAGAAATATTACAATTCAAAATTTTGAATAGAAATTATGCTTTGTGTGGTTTAGTATGTAAGAGAGGTGTCATTGGGGCGCCCATGTAATGCAATGACAAATCGAAACATGTTAAATCCGACTAACACTAATTTTTCTTGACACTCTGTTGCATCATAAGTTCAACATCCGTAAGATCATGATTTTTAGAACGTGTTTCAATAGACAGATTGAATACTGAAACTTCGAACAAatcttttttttatgaaatttattGTTCTCTAAATttgaaaaattgtaaaaaaaaaataaattgcttCTTGATTTTTAAGTTATCAATTCGAGacatatttaaaaattattatttgatGGTGAAAAAATTTCGTccaaaaaataagaacatgCGAATTTAGCCATAAAGCACGGTTATTGTTCCACAATTTTAAGTAAAAATCATGGtcttgagatatatatatatatatatatatatatatacggagcCGTTCAAGAGCgtacgtccgcaacccagaaaaagtgcggatgtTGCTCGGCGCGGCTTGCCGGAGGACATATTTAAAAATATGTTTTTCTGCATTTGAGGTTAAAATTAGCCGCCGCCGCCTACTACATCAACGTccacactttagcgaaagtgcggacgtcccttCCTGATCcggcctttatatatatatatatatatatatatattttgtcgGGGATTCAATTTCCGCAGGAGCATAAACCGTAGTTACTAGTTAGTCAGTAGTTCTTATAATTTTCGGTCATTGAatctcaattaattttttttttttagttgaatgGTGTTAGACTTTATTGATAACTAATAAACAGATTAAGGAATACATTTCTCAGATTCTAT
It encodes:
- the LOC112164728 gene encoding uncharacterized protein LOC112164728; translated protein: MGAITSAAIAIVAVVLGWITIEIACKPCLEQGRQAIDRNLNPDYDPDDAVSSDIRAPLNPAAVTNVEVHGDDDDAHPKAAASSITK